From the genome of Perca fluviatilis chromosome 1, GENO_Pfluv_1.0, whole genome shotgun sequence, one region includes:
- the LOC120563858 gene encoding E3 ubiquitin-protein ligase TRIM21-like, with translation MAAARCMTSEDQFLCSICLDVFTDPVTTSCGHNFCKNCITEHWDTKRQYLCPMCKEGFTTRPNLRVNTFISEMVAQFRQSAEQNTSSSNLEQLMAKPGEVPCDVCTGTKLKALKSCLVCLASYCETHLEPHLTMSGLKRHQLIDSVENLEGRMCTKHDKPLELFCKTDQTCVCMLCTVLDHKTHDVVPLKEEYEEKKAELEAKIQQMIQKRQLWIQEIKHSVDLSEEDADREIAEGVQVFTFLMESVERGLNELIDTIKEKQKTTEKQAKAFIKELEQEISELMKSSIEVEQLSRSEDHFHLLQSVHSLNTNQPPPTEDWTEVSVHPTSYEGTVVRAVAQLEETLSKKMKKLVKAELKRVQQYAVDVTLDPDTAHPDLNLSDDGKQVNHGDVKKNLPDNPERFSYCACVLGEQSFSSGRFYFEVQVKGKTEWDLGVARESINRKGNITLNPEDGFWIIWMTNENEYEALDAPPVLLSLKSRPQKVGVFVDYEEGLVSFYDVDAAAFIYSFTGCSFTEKLFPYFSPDCNDGGKNSAPLIISPVRGR, from the exons ATGGCTGCTGCAAGGTGTATGACATctgaagatcagtttctgtgctccatctgtctggatgtgttcactgatccTGTCACCACATCATGTGGACACAACTTCTGCAAAAACTGCATCACTGAACACTGGGATACTAAACGCCAGTACCTGTGTCCGATGTGCAAGGAGGGTTTTACCACAAGACCTAATTTGAGAGTCAACACTTTCATCTCTGAGATGGTCGCTCAGTTTAGACAGTCAGCTGAACAGAATACCAGCAGCAGTAATTTAGAGCAACTAATGGccaaaccaggagaagttccctgtgatgtctgcactggaaccaaactgaaggccctgaagtcctgcctggtgtgtctggcctcctactgtgagactcacctggagcctcatctgaCCATGTCAGGtctgaaaagacatcagctgatcgACTCTGTAGAGAACCTGGAAGGTAGGATGTGTACGAAGCACGATAAAcctctggagctgttctgtaagaccgaccagacatgtgtctgcatgctctgcACTGTTTTAGACCACAAGACGCATGATGTTGTTCCTCTGAAAGAAGAATATGAAGAAAAGAAGGCAGAGCTGGAAGCTAAAATTCagcagatgatccagaagagacaACTGTGGATTCAGGAGATCAAACACTCAGTCGAcctcagtgaggaagatgcagacagagagatagcagaaggtgttcagGTATTCACTTTTCTAATGGAGTCTGTTGAGAGAGGCCTGAATGAGCTCATCGACAcgatcaaagagaagcagaaaacaacagaaaaacaggctaaagctttcatcaaagagctggaacaggaaatctctgagctgatgaagaGTAGCATTGAGGTGGAGCAGCTCTCACGCTCTGAAGACCACTTTCATCTTCTCCAGAGTGTCCACTCCCTAAACACCAACCAACCTCCACCCACCGAGGACTGGACAGAGGTCAGTGTCCATCCAACGTCATATGAGGGGACTGTGGTGAGAGCTGTGGCtcagctggaggagacactcagtaaaaagatgaagaagctggttaaagctgagctgaagagggtccagcagtatgcagtggatgtgactcttgatcctgatacagcaCATCCTGATCTCAACCTGTCTGATGATGGGAAACAAGTGAATCATGGTGATGTGAAGAAGAATCTCCCAGACAACCCAGAGAGATTTTCTTATTGTGCTTGTGTTTTAGGAGAGCAGAGTTTCTCTTCAGGCAGATTTTACTTTGAGGTTCAAGTTAAAGGAAAGACTGAATGGGATTTAGGAGTGGCCAGAGAGTCGATCAACAGGAAGGGAAACATCACACTGAACCCTGAGGATGGTTTCTGGATAATATGGATGACAAATGAAAATGAGTACGAAGCTCTTGATGCCCCTCcagtccttctctctctgaagtcccggcctcagaaggtgggggtgtttgtggattatgaggagggtctggtctccttttatgacgtagatgctgcagcttttatctactcctttactggctgctccttTACAGAGAAACTCTTCCCATACTTCAGTCCCGACTGTAATGATGGTGGTAAAAACTCTGCAcctctgatcatctctcctgtcaga GGTCGTTAG